Proteins encoded within one genomic window of Saccharopolyspora pogona:
- a CDS encoding cytochrome P450 yields the protein MQRSQEIPIHMRRTGFDPVPELSSLRQHDGIVRITSGFGVDTWLITRYADVRSVLSDWESFSNTMQAGILESEAPEPGDDANAIRATLNLLASDPPEHTRLRRTVAPEFTARRLRRLEPRITGIVNDHLDALERSGAPGDLVPAFTNPVPVLVICELLGVPHEDREDFQKRTDGFLDIATSNAERAALQAESHAYMAKLVAHNRVEPGDGLLGQLVTRHGTQLDDAELVGLASLLLLAGSETTSNMLALGTFALLRHPEQLDMLRRDPGLVDAAIEELLRWLSILHNTTAKVATRQVQIAGRTINAGDLVMCSLPAANRDPDFVVRPDELDITRPASRHVAFGHGPHHCIGAPLARLQMRIALPALLGRFPGLRLATEPGFRSGHLTHGLDSLPVMW from the coding sequence GTGCAACGATCGCAGGAAATCCCGATCCACATGCGGCGGACCGGGTTCGACCCGGTTCCCGAACTCAGCTCGCTCCGGCAGCACGACGGCATCGTCCGGATCACCAGCGGTTTCGGCGTGGACACGTGGCTGATCACCCGCTACGCGGACGTCCGCAGCGTGCTTTCCGACTGGGAGAGCTTCAGCAACACCATGCAGGCCGGCATCCTGGAGTCCGAAGCACCGGAGCCCGGCGACGATGCGAACGCCATTCGCGCAACGCTCAACCTGCTCGCTTCCGACCCGCCCGAGCACACCCGGCTGCGCCGGACCGTCGCACCGGAGTTCACGGCCCGCCGGCTGCGCCGGCTGGAGCCGCGGATCACCGGGATCGTCAACGATCACCTCGACGCCCTGGAACGCTCCGGGGCGCCCGGCGACCTCGTTCCCGCCTTCACCAACCCGGTTCCGGTGCTGGTCATCTGCGAGCTCCTAGGCGTCCCGCACGAGGACCGCGAGGACTTCCAGAAGCGCACCGACGGCTTCCTCGACATCGCCACGTCCAATGCGGAACGCGCCGCGCTGCAGGCCGAATCGCACGCCTACATGGCAAAGCTCGTCGCCCACAACAGGGTTGAGCCCGGCGACGGGCTGCTGGGACAGCTGGTGACTCGGCACGGTACCCAGCTCGACGACGCCGAACTCGTCGGCCTGGCCAGCCTGCTCCTATTGGCCGGGTCCGAGACCACGTCGAACATGCTCGCGCTGGGTACGTTCGCCCTGCTGCGGCACCCCGAGCAGCTCGACATGCTGCGGCGGGACCCCGGGCTGGTCGACGCCGCGATCGAAGAGCTGCTGCGCTGGTTGTCCATCCTCCACAACACCACCGCGAAGGTCGCCACCCGGCAGGTGCAGATCGCCGGGCGAACGATCAACGCCGGTGACCTCGTGATGTGCTCGCTGCCCGCCGCCAACCGCGACCCGGATTTCGTGGTGCGGCCGGACGAGCTGGACATCACCCGCCCGGCGTCGCGGCACGTCGCGTTCGGGCACGGACCGCATCACTGCATCGGTGCGCCGCTGGCCCGCCTGCAGATGCGGATCGCGCTTCCCGCTCTGCTCGGCCGGTTCCCCGGGCTGCGGCTGGCCACCGAGCCCGGGTTCCGTTCCGGCCACCTGACCCACGGCCTGGATTCGCTGCCGGTCATGTGGTGA